A region of the Stieleria neptunia genome:
ATTTCAACGCGCGTTCATAGTCGCCTTCGGTGTTGGCGACCAACCAGGCGTATTGGTTGTACGCTTCGCCCAGTTCCGCCTTGTAGTCTTCCGGCTTGATGATCTTCTTGCGGGACTCGATCCGTGAGATTCGCTGCTGGAGCGCGTCCCGATTCTGGACGATCTGTTTGATCACCGACGGCTTCCAATCGGAGTCGTCGGGATCATCCAAGCGATACATCCGAATCAGGATGTCGATGTTGTCGTTGTCAAATCGATAGGCGAGTAGAAGCTTGCTTTTGACTTCGTTCAACGTCTCTTGATCGTCGCCGTGTTTCTCCAGCAACGCGAGTCCACTTTCGTACTCGTAAAGACTTCGGATCCGGCTCAAACTGATCTGCCAACGCGACATGCGCGACTGGTAAAGGCGATCTTTTTTTGCCCGGTCGGCGATCGGGAACAACACCGTTGCGGCGTCTTCGTGCCGCAATTGTTCGCTGAACATGCGGGCCAATTCCTGACGCGCGCTGACGCCGACGATCGATTCGATATCGCAATGCTTGATGATTTCCCGGTTCTCCCGTTCGGCCCACTCGAAACGTCCGCGCGAACGCAGCAATAGCGCGGCTTGATAGTGGGCGTACGCGATTTCTTGCAGCTGGTGGTCGGTGATCGCGTTTTCGACCGCTTTCGGTTTTTCCTCTTCACCGGGTTCGGTGGCATCATTCGCGACGATTTCGGGTAACGGGTTGATCTGCAACGCGTCCGAGGCGAGTTCTTGGGCCAGCTCGCTTTGGCCGATTTCGTCATAGGCTTGTGCGGCCGAATAGAGCAGTTCGGCGTTTTCGCCAAAGGTGTGTTGGTGCCGTTCATAGAGTGCCACCACGATCGGGAATAACCCCTGACGAATCGACCACCCGGCGTGCTCGGACAGATCACGTGTCGCCGGCGCGATCAGATCGATGTGCTCCATCACCAGCGACAATGCCGCCTGGCGCGCGTCTTCGGCCAGCGCCCTCGTTGCCAAGACGCGGATCATCTGCATCACCGATGCGGACGTGACGTCGGGACTGACCCCCGCATCGACCTGCCTCCGCTGCTGCCGGACGAGTTCCTCCCATCGCTCGGGTGAATAACTTCCCGCCTGCAGATCCTTTGCGTAGGCCAGCAACCACTGGGACGAATCACGATCGTTTTCTCCGATCACCGCTTCAATCCGCTCGGCCAACCGACGTCGGCCGACCTTCTCGCGCCCGAGCGGCTGTTTCAGGACCAGCATCGCCGCGCGACGGCTGAGCGGTACGCTGGGATCAAATCGCGCCAGTCTCGCCAACGCTTCGACCCCCAATTGGTCCCGTAAACGGCCGAGCAACTCAATCCGCCCGAGTCGGTCGGTTTCGCTTTGGGCGCCGTATTCACTGAGGATCTCTTGGACTTCTTTCGGATCCGAGTCCTTGGACCAACTGACTTGCAGACTGCTGATCAGATAGCGGGCGGCCGACAAAATCTCGCTGTCGTCATGATTCTGGGCCTCGCGAAGGGCATCAAACGCTTCCAGCCCGTACATTTTCAGCTGATTCCGGGCCCGGATTCGGGTGGCGTAGCTGTCGCTGCCGAGTTTTTCAATCAGCTCCTTGATCAGCTGGTCGGTCGTTTTCGCCTTGTCATCGGCCGCTCCGTCACCGTCAGCCGCCGAAACGACGCCGCTGGTGCCCAGGCAAAGCCCCCCACAGATCAAAAGGGTGGCGAACCAGGTCCAGACTCGGCGGGAATCGTGTTGCAAAGGTTGGAGCATCTTTCCGACGGGCCGACGAGGAAATTCAGTTTGATTGACCGGTTGTATTCTATCGATTCCGCCAAAATTGTGCAGCTGGAATGCCCGGCTGGTTGCCCCGGTGTCCTAAAATCCACGCCGGAATGCCGTGTGCTCGCATGTTTTTCTCGATCGCCTGGGTGCCGGATGCAGAATTCTGGGCGGCCGCACGGTGTCGACGGCCAAGAATCGCCCGCCGCAATCGAAGTTCCCAGCGAGCGATCAACCAGCTATTATCCCCGCATGAACTGGCCTTTCGCCAGATCTCCCCCCCCTTTCAAGTTGATCCGTAGCGACGAATGACGCGAAAATCGAAGAATTCGAACGACACCGGCAAAGCCGCTAAAAAAACACCCTCGCGTGCCGAGTCGGCGACCGATGATCGCACGCCGGAGCAACGGTTCGGCGATTCGATTCGCACCTCCGCCCAACGGGAAACCGTCGAAGCGTTTGTGGTCGCGTTCGTTCTGGCGCTGCTGTTTCGCGCTTTTGTCGCCGAAGCGTTTGTGATTCCGACCGGTTCGATGGCGCCGACGCTGATGGGGGCTCACAAGGATATCGATTGCCAGCAGTGTGATCATCGTTTCCAAATCGGTGCCAGCAAGGAGCGTCGTGGGCCGTACCAGGACGACACGGTGGTCGGCGGTATTTGTCCCAATTGCCGCTACGTCAACAACCTGGATCTGGCCGAAAACAGCAACGCCACCACCTTCAATGGCGATCGTATCCTGGTCAGCAAGTTTGCCTACACGCTCAGCGAGCCCGAACGTTGGGACGTGATCGTGTT
Encoded here:
- a CDS encoding tetratricopeptide repeat protein — protein: MLQPLQHDSRRVWTWFATLLICGGLCLGTSGVVSAADGDGAADDKAKTTDQLIKELIEKLGSDSYATRIRARNQLKMYGLEAFDALREAQNHDDSEILSAARYLISSLQVSWSKDSDPKEVQEILSEYGAQSETDRLGRIELLGRLRDQLGVEALARLARFDPSVPLSRRAAMLVLKQPLGREKVGRRRLAERIEAVIGENDRDSSQWLLAYAKDLQAGSYSPERWEELVRQQRRQVDAGVSPDVTSASVMQMIRVLATRALAEDARQAALSLVMEHIDLIAPATRDLSEHAGWSIRQGLFPIVVALYERHQHTFGENAELLYSAAQAYDEIGQSELAQELASDALQINPLPEIVANDATEPGEEEKPKAVENAITDHQLQEIAYAHYQAALLLRSRGRFEWAERENREIIKHCDIESIVGVSARQELARMFSEQLRHEDAATVLFPIADRAKKDRLYQSRMSRWQISLSRIRSLYEYESGLALLEKHGDDQETLNEVKSKLLLAYRFDNDNIDILIRMYRLDDPDDSDWKPSVIKQIVQNRDALQQRISRIESRKKIIKPEDYKAELGEAYNQYAWLVANTEGDYERALKCSLDSLEFLDSEDLMYRAARLDTCARCYFALGRIEEAVITQEQAIKLDPFSPPMLRQLEQFKAAL